From the Thermococcus sp. 18S1 genome, one window contains:
- the pth2 gene encoding peptidyl-tRNA hydrolase Pth2 has protein sequence MFRYKQVIVSRKDLKLSKGKFAVQVAHGAVTAALKAQKEKPEWFKAWFHEGQKKVVVKAENERELFELKAHAEKLGIPTALIRDAGLTEIPPGTITVLAIGPAPEEIVDRVTGHLKLV, from the coding sequence ATGTTCAGGTACAAGCAGGTCATAGTCTCCCGAAAGGATCTGAAGCTCAGCAAGGGTAAGTTCGCCGTCCAGGTTGCCCACGGAGCGGTTACCGCTGCACTGAAGGCTCAGAAGGAAAAACCCGAATGGTTCAAAGCATGGTTCCATGAGGGGCAGAAGAAGGTCGTCGTTAAGGCTGAAAACGAGAGGGAGCTCTTCGAACTGAAGGCCCACGCGGAGAAACTGGGAATCCCAACAGCACTCATCAGGGACGCCGGCCTGACAGAGATACCTCCTGGCACGATAACCGTCCTTGCGATCGGTCCGGCCCCGGAGGAGATTGTGGACAGGGTTACCGGCCATCTAAAGCTGGTGTGA
- a CDS encoding HD domain-containing protein, translated as MRLEEFIGDGNSIRLIERTRDYARHFFEREGTHGFSHVERVLNLCLHIGREEGADLETLALAALLHDVARPLESAGRVEDHAAEGARIARHYLRSLGYPEEKVEAVAHAIEAHRFSRGPEPETLEAKILSDADKLDAIGAIGVARVFMYSGEHGRSIEDSLEHFEEKILKLKDLMYTETARRMAEERHRFTWEFIERIRREIEGEI; from the coding sequence ATGAGGCTCGAGGAGTTCATCGGTGATGGAAATTCAATCAGACTCATAGAACGGACCCGCGATTACGCCAGGCACTTCTTTGAACGGGAGGGAACCCACGGCTTCAGCCACGTGGAACGCGTGCTCAACCTCTGCCTTCACATCGGAAGGGAGGAAGGGGCCGACCTGGAGACCCTGGCCCTTGCGGCCCTCCTCCACGACGTGGCGAGGCCTCTCGAGAGTGCTGGAAGGGTTGAAGACCACGCAGCTGAGGGGGCCAGGATAGCGAGGCACTACCTTAGAAGCCTCGGGTACCCGGAGGAGAAGGTTGAGGCGGTTGCCCACGCCATAGAGGCCCACCGCTTCTCCCGCGGCCCGGAGCCGGAGACGCTTGAAGCCAAGATACTCAGCGACGCCGACAAGCTCGACGCTATCGGTGCGATAGGCGTGGCAAGGGTTTTCATGTACTCGGGCGAGCACGGAAGGAGCATCGAGGATTCCCTGGAGCACTTCGAGGAGAAGATACTGAAGCTGAAGGATTTGATGTATACCGAAACCGCGAGGAGGATGGCAGAGGAAAGGCATCGCTTCACCTGGGAATTCATCGAGCGCATAAGGCGCGAGATAGAGGGCGAAATCTAA
- a CDS encoding glutamate cyclase domain-containing protein, which produces MIAHLINTDVGNRGVLRVYLDYRRENPNFLHNSAKLFLDNYERVLIVTGFPIPPEMRAETDGPPGTLALAKAVETLGGTAEVLTYPEVRTALEPFDIRFTDEPEIEDYSLVIAVETPGRAADGRYYSMSAMEITREAFDWAVLRARDIGVPTIGIGDGGNEAGMGNIRDLVSKYMPHGERIASTVETDELILSAVSNWGAYGLVAQASIEFGRELLPGWDEKTIVRIISKLGLIDGVSKTQTPTVDGISLDIHDRIVELLNAVVNEALR; this is translated from the coding sequence ATGATCGCACATCTAATAAACACGGACGTTGGGAACCGGGGGGTTCTGAGGGTATACCTCGACTACCGCCGGGAGAACCCTAATTTTTTACATAATTCTGCAAAACTGTTTTTGGATAATTATGAACGCGTTCTCATCGTCACTGGATTCCCCATACCCCCGGAGATGAGGGCAGAAACCGACGGCCCCCCGGGAACACTGGCCTTGGCGAAGGCGGTTGAGACCCTGGGAGGCACCGCAGAGGTGCTTACTTATCCGGAGGTAAGGACCGCCCTGGAGCCTTTTGACATCAGGTTCACGGACGAGCCGGAGATAGAAGACTACTCCCTCGTGATAGCGGTCGAGACCCCAGGCAGGGCCGCGGATGGAAGGTACTACTCAATGAGCGCCATGGAGATCACGAGAGAAGCCTTTGACTGGGCGGTTCTCAGGGCAAGGGACATCGGAGTTCCGACGATTGGTATAGGCGACGGAGGCAACGAGGCGGGCATGGGGAACATACGGGACCTCGTCTCCAAATACATGCCCCACGGGGAGAGGATAGCGAGCACCGTTGAGACCGATGAGCTGATACTCTCAGCCGTCTCAAACTGGGGGGCCTACGGGCTCGTGGCCCAGGCGTCAATAGAGTTTGGGCGGGAGCTCCTCCCCGGATGGGATGAGAAGACGATAGTTAGAATAATCTCAAAGCTCGGTCTGATAGACGGGGTCTCCAAAACCCAGACACCGACGGTTGATGGGATAAGCCTCGACATCCACGATAGAATCGTTGAGCTTTTAAACGCCGTTGTAAACGAGGCCCTAAGGTGA
- a CDS encoding GNAT family N-acetyltransferase: MRIRLAILDDVGGIVKLHTAGEKPAGDLYRRYSVGGPWMSVETLAVHINNLLLDNQLVAVAELDGEIVGEMEVLFSEEPINGRLMPIAHIDVIEVHPDYRSRGIGRALIEFVEEIARERGARLLTVQPDDTARRFYEKLGFSVAVFSGTIVWVPTGGEGETETTEFGWENVKDLELVAGRFQSSYSMFFSAFRDNIAGIHHTVESGRSGDSYYALRNLPGRDGLALLLWGRLEDVKPVLGRAKVLGCERVLTVLPNGVESFGVQKVREVEIIGKPLT, translated from the coding sequence ATGAGGATCCGTTTGGCGATCCTTGACGACGTTGGAGGGATAGTGAAGCTCCACACCGCCGGAGAGAAGCCTGCTGGCGACCTCTACCGGCGCTACTCCGTGGGCGGCCCCTGGATGAGCGTCGAGACGCTCGCGGTCCACATCAACAACCTCCTGCTGGATAACCAGCTGGTCGCCGTTGCTGAGTTGGACGGAGAAATCGTGGGCGAGATGGAGGTTCTCTTCTCGGAGGAGCCGATTAACGGGAGGCTTATGCCAATAGCCCACATTGACGTCATCGAGGTTCACCCGGATTACAGGAGCAGGGGCATTGGAAGGGCGCTCATCGAGTTCGTCGAGGAGATAGCCAGGGAAAGAGGGGCCAGGCTTCTCACGGTTCAGCCCGATGATACCGCCAGGAGGTTCTACGAGAAGCTCGGCTTCAGCGTTGCGGTGTTTTCGGGGACGATCGTGTGGGTTCCCACCGGAGGGGAGGGGGAGACGGAAACCACTGAATTCGGCTGGGAAAACGTTAAAGACCTCGAACTGGTTGCCGGCCGTTTTCAGAGTTCTTACAGCATGTTCTTTTCAGCGTTCAGGGACAATATCGCTGGAATTCACCACACGGTTGAGAGCGGACGGAGCGGAGACTCGTACTACGCTCTTCGAAACCTTCCCGGCAGGGACGGCCTGGCACTGCTCCTGTGGGGAAGGCTCGAGGACGTGAAGCCGGTCCTTGGGAGGGCCAAGGTTCTCGGCTGTGAAAGGGTTCTGACGGTTCTTCCCAACGGGGTCGAGAGCTTTGGGGTTCAGAAAGTGAGGGAGGTGGAGATAATAGGAAAGCCCCTCACCTGA
- the aspS gene encoding aspartate--tRNA(Asn) ligase — protein sequence MYRTHYSSQITEELNGQRIRVAGWVWEVKDLGGIKFLWIRDREGIVQVTAPKKKVDPELFKLIPKLNAEDVVAVEGTVNFTPKAKLGFEILPEKLEILSRAASPLPLDPTGKVKAELDTRLDNRFMDLRNPEVMAIFKIRSSVFKAVRDFYHENGFVEVHTPKIIATATEGGTELFPMKYFEKDAFLAQSPQLYKQIMMASGLDRVYEIAPIFRAEEHNTTRHLNEAWSIDSEMAFIENEEEVMELLERLVAHTINYVREHNARELEVLNFELEEPKLPFPRVTYDRALEILADLGKTIEWGEDIDTEGERLLGRYMMENEGTPLYFLYKYPSEAKPFYIMKYDDKPEVCRAFDLEYRGVEITSGGQREHRYDVLVEQIKEKGLNPESFEFYLKAFRYGMPPHGGFGLGAERLIKQMLDLGNIREVILFPRDRRRLTP from the coding sequence ATGTACCGGACGCACTACTCGAGCCAGATTACGGAGGAACTCAACGGCCAGCGCATCAGGGTGGCCGGCTGGGTCTGGGAGGTCAAAGACCTCGGAGGCATAAAGTTCCTCTGGATAAGGGACAGGGAGGGCATAGTTCAGGTAACCGCCCCCAAAAAGAAGGTTGACCCGGAGCTGTTCAAGCTTATCCCGAAGCTCAACGCCGAGGACGTTGTTGCGGTTGAGGGAACGGTGAACTTCACACCCAAGGCCAAGCTCGGCTTCGAAATCCTCCCGGAGAAGCTTGAAATACTGAGCAGGGCCGCGAGTCCGCTTCCGCTCGACCCGACCGGAAAGGTGAAGGCCGAGCTGGACACCAGGCTGGACAACCGCTTCATGGACCTCAGAAACCCCGAGGTAATGGCGATCTTCAAAATCAGGTCCAGCGTTTTCAAGGCCGTCAGGGACTTCTACCATGAGAACGGTTTCGTCGAGGTTCACACACCCAAGATAATCGCCACCGCCACGGAAGGTGGAACCGAGCTCTTCCCCATGAAGTACTTCGAGAAAGATGCTTTCCTCGCCCAGAGTCCCCAGCTCTACAAGCAGATAATGATGGCGAGCGGCCTCGACAGGGTTTACGAAATCGCCCCCATATTCCGCGCTGAGGAACACAACACGACCAGGCACCTCAACGAGGCGTGGAGCATCGACAGTGAGATGGCCTTCATAGAGAACGAGGAGGAGGTAATGGAGCTTCTCGAGAGGCTCGTCGCTCACACCATCAACTACGTCCGCGAGCACAACGCCAGGGAGCTTGAGGTTCTCAACTTCGAGCTCGAGGAGCCGAAACTGCCGTTCCCGCGCGTTACCTATGACAGGGCCCTTGAGATACTCGCCGACCTCGGCAAAACTATAGAATGGGGCGAGGACATAGACACCGAGGGCGAGAGACTCCTTGGAAGGTACATGATGGAGAACGAGGGAACACCGCTGTACTTCCTGTACAAGTACCCCAGCGAGGCGAAGCCCTTCTACATAATGAAATACGATGATAAGCCGGAAGTCTGCAGGGCCTTCGACCTCGAGTACAGGGGTGTTGAGATAACCTCCGGCGGTCAGAGGGAGCACCGCTACGACGTCCTCGTCGAACAGATAAAGGAGAAAGGTCTCAACCCGGAGAGCTTTGAGTTCTACCTCAAGGCGTTCCGCTACGGAATGCCGCCCCACGGTGGGTTCGGGCTCGGGGCCGAGCGCCTGATAAAGCAGATGCTCGACCTCGGTAACATCCGTGAGGTTATACTGTTCCCCAGGGACAGAAGAAGGCTTACACCGTAA
- a CDS encoding phosphoglycolate phosphatase: MRVRAISLDIDGTITYPDRRLSENALRAIRLAESLGLPVMLVTGNSVPFAEAMAIMIGTSGPVVAEDGGALSIKDGRLRKRVYLTKMDEEWILWSEIKRRYPEAVMSFSMPERKAGLVVMRTIPVEAVREIITELGLNLIAVDSGFAIHIKKPWINKGTGIEKACEILGISPREVAHVGDGENDLDAFRVVGYRVAVGQAPESLKREADYVTKRTYGDGGAEGIVHILKEFGYLGEGDEDPFGDP; this comes from the coding sequence GTGAGGGTAAGGGCAATATCGCTTGACATAGACGGCACTATAACCTATCCCGACAGGCGGCTCAGTGAGAACGCTTTGAGGGCAATACGGCTCGCCGAGAGTCTGGGTCTTCCGGTCATGCTCGTCACCGGCAACTCGGTGCCGTTCGCGGAGGCCATGGCGATAATGATAGGCACCAGCGGGCCGGTTGTCGCGGAGGACGGGGGCGCGCTGTCCATAAAGGATGGGCGGCTTAGGAAGAGGGTTTATCTGACGAAAATGGACGAGGAGTGGATTCTCTGGAGCGAGATAAAGAGGCGCTATCCGGAGGCCGTCATGAGCTTCTCGATGCCCGAGAGAAAGGCAGGGCTTGTTGTCATGAGAACCATTCCAGTCGAGGCTGTTCGGGAGATTATAACGGAACTTGGGTTGAACCTCATTGCCGTGGATTCTGGCTTCGCGATACACATCAAGAAGCCCTGGATCAACAAGGGTACGGGGATTGAAAAGGCCTGTGAGATACTCGGGATAAGTCCCAGGGAAGTTGCCCACGTCGGCGATGGGGAGAACGACCTGGATGCCTTCCGAGTCGTTGGCTACCGCGTTGCCGTTGGCCAGGCTCCGGAGAGCCTGAAAAGGGAAGCCGACTACGTGACGAAAAGAACCTACGGTGATGGGGGAGCTGAGGGTATAGTCCACATCCTTAAAGAGTTCGGCTACCTGGGTGAGGGTGATGAGGATCCGTTTGGCGATCCTTGA
- a CDS encoding helix-turn-helix domain-containing protein encodes MKNVKVLEALGDGPKTIEEIVEKTGIPSMEVRRYLLRFVEQGKVESYQKDGKLYWKLKEKDELEEEFKYV; translated from the coding sequence ATGAAGAATGTAAAGGTTCTGGAGGCCCTCGGCGACGGCCCCAAGACCATTGAGGAGATAGTAGAAAAAACCGGCATCCCCTCAATGGAGGTGCGCCGCTACCTGCTCCGCTTCGTCGAGCAGGGCAAGGTCGAGAGCTACCAGAAGGATGGGAAGCTCTACTGGAAGCTGAAGGAGAAGGACGAGCTTGAGGAGGAGTTCAAGTACGTTTGA
- a CDS encoding Sjogren's syndrome/scleroderma autoantigen 1 family protein — MSARGPTEEEIRNIIMPLMLSGAKMLDKHCPRCGSPLFEKGGKVFCPVCEHRKKQQKAEMKGVEERLMEKLNELANSLPEDIDELEKHLRAMEKIIELLERYRKLEGGE; from the coding sequence ATGAGCGCCAGGGGGCCCACGGAGGAGGAGATACGGAATATAATAATGCCCCTCATGCTCTCGGGGGCCAAGATGCTCGACAAGCACTGCCCCAGGTGCGGTTCACCGCTCTTTGAGAAGGGGGGTAAGGTATTCTGCCCGGTCTGCGAGCACAGGAAGAAGCAGCAGAAGGCCGAGATGAAGGGCGTTGAGGAGAGGCTGATGGAGAAGCTCAACGAGCTCGCCAACTCCCTCCCGGAGGACATAGACGAACTTGAGAAACATTTAAGGGCAATGGAAAAGATAATAGAACTGTTGGAAAGATACCGGAAACTGGAGGGAGGAGAATGA
- the truD gene encoding tRNA pseudouridine(13) synthase TruD, producing the protein MNHREFFSQFRYLSKEPGIGGRIKVQPEDFVVIEEPLPSIFEGRKHAIFLLKKRNWDTMSAVKEIAKRAGINYRDIGFAGTKDRHAVTYQYISVPQDAKEKVENVQIRDVELRFVSYGRFIKLGHLIGNRFRIIVRDVDEKAFERSREIIRELRDMGGFPNYFGYQRFGERRVTNHLIGKLLLQGDFEGAARLFLGAHGGGMEGDEARRRFWETGDVDRALEEFPNFLRYERTLLYRYKETGSWRRAFLSLPLPIMRIFIHAYQSYLFNLYISRRIERGIPLNEALVGDIVVQVKGGIPYRDRTYRVTETNIDFVNEKIRRGEAALSGPLFGFAMRKAMGLPGKLEEEILEKEGITLETFRKLPKPMAEPGGRRELLIRPLGLTYGHVPETGMCFRFFLPKGVYATSVLREIMKDH; encoded by the coding sequence ATGAATCATCGCGAGTTCTTCTCTCAGTTCAGGTATCTGAGCAAAGAACCCGGCATCGGGGGCAGGATAAAGGTTCAGCCGGAGGATTTCGTGGTTATTGAAGAGCCTCTCCCCTCGATTTTCGAGGGCAGGAAGCACGCGATCTTCCTCCTCAAAAAGAGGAACTGGGACACGATGAGCGCGGTGAAGGAGATAGCGAAGCGCGCCGGGATTAACTACAGGGACATCGGCTTTGCCGGAACGAAGGACAGACACGCGGTGACTTATCAGTACATAAGCGTGCCCCAAGACGCGAAGGAGAAGGTTGAAAACGTTCAAATCAGGGACGTTGAGCTCCGCTTCGTTTCCTACGGCAGGTTCATCAAGCTCGGCCACCTCATTGGAAACCGCTTCAGGATAATCGTGAGAGACGTTGATGAAAAGGCCTTCGAGCGGAGCCGTGAGATAATCCGGGAGCTCCGCGATATGGGGGGTTTCCCGAACTACTTCGGCTACCAGCGCTTTGGAGAGCGGCGCGTCACTAACCATCTCATCGGAAAGCTCCTCCTCCAGGGGGACTTCGAGGGTGCCGCGAGACTGTTCCTCGGAGCGCACGGGGGCGGTATGGAGGGCGACGAAGCCAGGAGGCGCTTCTGGGAGACGGGCGACGTTGACAGGGCCTTGGAGGAGTTCCCGAACTTCCTGCGCTATGAGAGAACGCTCCTCTACCGCTACAAGGAGACGGGGAGCTGGAGAAGGGCCTTCCTCTCGCTGCCCCTCCCGATAATGCGCATCTTCATCCACGCCTATCAGAGCTACCTCTTCAACCTCTACATCTCCAGGAGGATTGAGAGGGGCATTCCTCTGAACGAGGCCCTCGTCGGCGATATCGTCGTTCAGGTCAAAGGGGGAATTCCCTACCGCGACAGAACGTACCGCGTCACCGAGACGAACATCGATTTTGTGAACGAAAAGATACGGCGCGGCGAGGCCGCCCTCAGTGGCCCGCTCTTTGGCTTTGCGATGAGAAAAGCCATGGGGCTTCCAGGAAAGCTCGAGGAGGAGATTCTTGAGAAAGAGGGCATAACGCTTGAGACCTTCAGAAAGCTTCCGAAACCGATGGCTGAACCGGGAGGTAGGAGGGAACTCCTAATTCGTCCTCTCGGCCTGACTTACGGCCACGTTCCCGAAACTGGGATGTGCTTCCGCTTTTTCCTGCCGAAGGGGGTTTACGCAACCAGCGTGCTCAGGGAGATAATGAAGGACCACTGA
- a CDS encoding arginase family protein translates to MVTFIPFGEKPNRDGVLYVLQLLKRNKLIEDYMIVESSRVELLPERIPQDSAYIIGEHLATYGIVEKLRPQSLISVDAHTDLMHDYLDHGSWLAYTLEERLVNRAVVLAPVLMIPTTERTQLWTRRVKIFPALLRSRKVRGKWRAYKNLQTNDLLEILDETKKYLGDEVYLTVDMDVLRPEYKIARFQHGELTLDELMELLEEVKRNFRIAAFDIAEVSDRIRRSRLGKKAFVEVFQLLTG, encoded by the coding sequence ATGGTGACGTTCATTCCCTTCGGCGAAAAGCCCAACCGCGACGGTGTTCTCTACGTTCTTCAGCTCCTCAAAAGGAACAAACTCATAGAGGATTACATGATAGTTGAATCGAGCAGGGTCGAGCTCCTGCCGGAGAGGATTCCTCAGGACAGCGCGTACATAATAGGGGAGCACCTCGCCACGTACGGAATAGTTGAAAAGCTCAGGCCCCAGTCGCTCATCAGCGTCGATGCCCACACTGACCTGATGCACGACTACCTCGACCACGGCTCGTGGCTGGCATATACCCTTGAGGAGCGCCTCGTAAACCGTGCCGTCGTCCTCGCCCCCGTCCTCATGATACCAACTACCGAGCGGACGCAACTCTGGACGCGGCGCGTCAAGATATTTCCCGCCCTCCTGAGGAGCAGAAAAGTCCGCGGGAAGTGGAGGGCCTACAAGAACCTCCAGACAAACGACCTGCTCGAGATACTCGACGAGACGAAGAAGTACCTGGGCGATGAAGTCTACCTCACCGTGGACATGGACGTCCTTAGGCCGGAATACAAAATCGCCCGCTTCCAGCACGGCGAGCTGACCCTCGATGAACTCATGGAGTTGCTGGAAGAGGTGAAAAGGAATTTCAGGATAGCGGCTTTTGATATAGCGGAGGTGTCGGATAGAATAAGGCGTTCGAGACTCGGGAAGAAGGCCTTCGTCGAGGTGTTCCAGCTCCTGACGGGGTGA
- a CDS encoding TIGR02253 family HAD-type hydrolase — translation MRAVLFDIDGTLLTEMPLIQLFLPQVYDTLSRRFGLSKDEARERFLGEIFERRDTYDWHDWNFFFGLFDLDLQYEELMKMYPHKLHVYPDTIPVLEWLRESGYKLGAVTSGPEYQRLKLRLTGLMDYFDVVVTREDVKAIKPEPKIFLYALEKLGVEPEEAVMVGDSLSQDVYGAKNVGMVAVWINRNGDEDYNMADYEIRTLHELRKVLGGLE, via the coding sequence ATGAGGGCGGTTCTCTTCGACATCGACGGAACCCTTCTGACAGAGATGCCGCTGATTCAGCTGTTCCTCCCGCAGGTTTATGACACGCTCTCAAGGCGGTTTGGGCTCAGCAAGGACGAGGCCAGGGAGCGGTTTCTGGGGGAGATATTCGAGAGAAGGGACACCTACGACTGGCACGACTGGAACTTCTTCTTCGGACTCTTTGACCTCGACCTCCAATACGAGGAGCTAATGAAGATGTATCCCCACAAGCTCCACGTCTATCCGGATACGATTCCGGTGCTCGAGTGGCTGAGGGAGAGCGGTTACAAGCTTGGGGCCGTTACCAGCGGGCCCGAGTACCAGAGGCTTAAGTTGAGGCTCACCGGTCTGATGGACTACTTCGACGTTGTCGTCACTCGGGAGGACGTTAAGGCAATAAAGCCCGAGCCCAAGATATTCCTCTATGCCCTGGAGAAGCTGGGCGTTGAGCCGGAAGAAGCTGTCATGGTGGGGGATTCCCTCAGCCAGGATGTTTACGGGGCTAAGAACGTGGGCATGGTGGCGGTCTGGATAAACCGGAACGGCGACGAGGATTACAACATGGCGGACTACGAGATTAGAACGCTTCACGAGCTGAGAAAAGTGCTGGGGGGATTGGAATGA
- a CDS encoding KH domain-containing protein — protein sequence MKAPICEVCLKTDDILCPADEKKLQDGVISELDVKVARLLYKLIGDADMEFKRAVEAGDIIVIVVGEGDVPITIGKGGKNIKALMRELGKRIRVIEAVEVTGTDDVKKLATDLLYPAGVFGVNIVYKPGGGTYYKVLVMGRDRKKLPEKADVLESILSQITGAEVKINFI from the coding sequence ATGAAGGCGCCAATCTGTGAGGTGTGTTTGAAGACCGACGACATTCTGTGCCCGGCTGATGAGAAAAAGCTCCAGGACGGGGTCATCTCGGAGCTTGATGTTAAGGTTGCGAGACTCCTTTACAAGCTCATCGGGGACGCTGACATGGAGTTTAAGAGGGCTGTTGAGGCCGGCGACATAATAGTCATCGTGGTTGGCGAGGGAGACGTTCCGATAACCATAGGCAAGGGCGGCAAGAACATCAAGGCCCTCATGAGGGAGCTTGGAAAGAGGATACGCGTCATAGAGGCCGTTGAGGTCACCGGAACCGACGATGTCAAGAAGCTTGCCACCGACCTCCTCTACCCAGCGGGCGTCTTCGGAGTCAACATCGTCTACAAGCCCGGCGGCGGGACCTACTACAAGGTCCTCGTCATGGGAAGGGACAGGAAGAAGCTCCCCGAAAAGGCCGACGTCCTGGAGAGCATCCTCTCCCAGATAACCGGGGCAGAGGTAAAGATAAACTTTATTTGA
- the trmBL2 gene encoding HTH-type transcriptional regulator TrmBL2 gives MVKDRMVELLQEHFELNLYEARAYVALVGFGVLTPAELASVSEVPAPRTYDVLRSLEKKGFAISQPGKVNKYRPVHPQNILEKFIEEWQERVAEELELKKKAKEELLELMSPLIETEIPKYGVEKVWVVRGIRNATLKTKEMFEEVKEQILLADDGYIAINLESDIIKAIDNGAKAKIIVTENVLHRLGTSKIMDYYKKGKVELKVIDKLELPMLICDDEVFFALEDMAARYFNYETQIWIKDFRVKALFEGKFNEYWEQAKKA, from the coding sequence ATGGTTAAGGACAGGATGGTTGAGCTCCTTCAGGAGCACTTTGAGTTGAACCTCTACGAGGCCAGGGCGTACGTGGCATTAGTCGGTTTTGGAGTTCTCACCCCGGCGGAGCTGGCAAGCGTTTCGGAGGTTCCGGCACCGAGAACCTATGACGTTCTCAGGAGCCTTGAGAAGAAGGGCTTCGCCATCAGCCAGCCGGGCAAGGTGAACAAGTACAGGCCCGTCCACCCGCAGAACATCCTTGAGAAGTTCATCGAGGAGTGGCAGGAGCGCGTCGCCGAGGAGCTTGAGCTCAAGAAGAAGGCGAAGGAGGAGCTCCTCGAGCTCATGAGCCCGCTCATCGAGACCGAGATTCCGAAGTACGGCGTCGAGAAGGTCTGGGTTGTCAGGGGAATCAGGAACGCCACCCTCAAGACCAAGGAGATGTTCGAGGAGGTCAAGGAGCAGATACTCCTCGCCGACGACGGCTACATAGCCATCAACCTCGAGAGCGACATCATCAAGGCCATCGACAACGGCGCCAAGGCCAAGATAATCGTCACCGAGAACGTCCTCCACAGGCTCGGCACCTCCAAGATAATGGACTACTACAAGAAGGGCAAGGTCGAGCTCAAGGTCATCGACAAGCTCGAGCTTCCGATGCTCATCTGCGACGACGAGGTCTTCTTCGCCCTCGAGGACATGGCCGCTCGCTACTTCAACTACGAGACCCAGATATGGATCAAGGACTTCCGCGTCAAGGCCCTCTTCGAGGGCAAGTTCAACGAGTACTGGGAGCAGGCCAAGAAGGCCTGA
- the hxlAB gene encoding bifunctional 3-hexulose-6-phosphate synthase/6-phospho-3-hexuloisomerase yields the protein MILQVALDLTDIEQAISIAEKAARGGAHWLEVGTPLIKKEGMRAVELLKRRFPDRKIVADLKTMDTGALEVEMAARHGADVVSILGVADDKTIKDAVDVARRYGIRVMVDLIGVKDKVKRAKELEKMGVHYILVHTGIDEQVQGKSPLEDLEKVVKAVSVPVAVAGGLNLQTIPKVIELGATIIIVGGAITKAEKPEEVTRKIIDLFWGEYMMTIRKAMTDIVDHIDNVAEKLKIEQVRGFVDAMIGANKIFIYGAGRSGLVGKAFAMRLMHLDFNVYVVGETITPAFGQGDLLIAISGSGETNSIVDAAEIAKKQGGKVVAITSYANSTLGKLSDVVVEIPGRAKTDIPTDYIARQMLTKYKWIAPMGTLFEDSTMIFLDGVIALLMATFQKTEKDMKKKHATLE from the coding sequence ATGATACTTCAGGTTGCCCTTGATCTGACTGACATTGAGCAGGCCATTTCTATCGCGGAGAAGGCCGCCCGCGGCGGTGCCCACTGGCTCGAGGTTGGAACTCCTCTCATCAAGAAGGAAGGCATGCGCGCTGTGGAGCTTCTCAAGAGGCGCTTCCCGGACAGGAAGATCGTTGCCGACCTTAAGACCATGGACACCGGCGCCCTGGAGGTCGAGATGGCCGCGCGCCACGGTGCAGATGTCGTTTCTATCCTCGGTGTCGCCGATGACAAGACGATAAAGGACGCGGTTGATGTTGCAAGGCGCTATGGAATCAGGGTCATGGTTGACCTCATAGGAGTTAAGGATAAGGTCAAAAGGGCTAAAGAACTCGAAAAGATGGGCGTTCACTACATACTCGTCCACACCGGCATAGACGAACAGGTTCAGGGCAAGAGCCCCTTGGAGGACCTTGAGAAGGTCGTCAAAGCCGTCAGCGTCCCCGTTGCCGTCGCCGGCGGACTGAACCTCCAGACCATACCGAAGGTCATCGAGCTGGGTGCTACAATTATCATAGTCGGCGGTGCCATAACCAAGGCAGAGAAACCTGAGGAGGTCACCAGAAAGATAATCGACCTCTTCTGGGGCGAGTACATGATGACGATAAGGAAGGCCATGACCGACATAGTTGATCACATAGACAACGTCGCTGAGAAGCTCAAAATAGAGCAGGTTCGCGGCTTCGTCGATGCCATGATCGGGGCGAACAAGATATTCATCTACGGCGCCGGAAGGAGCGGCCTCGTCGGCAAGGCCTTCGCAATGAGGCTCATGCACCTCGACTTCAACGTCTACGTTGTCGGCGAGACCATAACTCCCGCCTTCGGTCAGGGAGATCTGCTCATAGCCATCAGCGGTTCCGGTGAGACCAACAGCATCGTCGATGCGGCGGAGATCGCCAAGAAGCAGGGAGGCAAAGTGGTCGCGATAACCTCCTACGCCAACTCAACCCTCGGAAAGCTCTCCGACGTCGTCGTTGAGATACCCGGAAGGGCCAAGACCGACATCCCGACGGACTACATAGCACGCCAGATGCTCACCAAGTACAAGTGGATAGCCCCGATGGGAACCCTCTTCGAGGACTCGACCATGATATTCCTCGACGGAGTCATAGCCCTCCTCATGGCCACCTTCCAGAAGACGGAGAAGGATATGAAGAAGAAGCACGCGACCCTTGAGTGA